The following proteins come from a genomic window of Pseudomonas sp. WJP1:
- a CDS encoding dermonecrotic toxin domain-containing protein, which translates to MPHIHGRISADTGEEKGRHYDFIQSRIHPTFKGASRQRIRELSQTKSTSEQWTTISRVFDHTPLQQANLELWSAQNSVDRTLEKVQGVYEFAEPLLTDALLKQYRVDVDVTQTCLYLYLPKTLPWYASDLGGVVTRTVSLLDAALHNFSSKETCEADSDFISQPDARGHFDILPIKRKMSIAQFQGLCRELDIGARYNKYLEEQLKPKDGLAQGVLKRKLIESDKAAFKAAAQLAVLTGDIDAQARDLILSMLDGQRNLTRKGWVMEFSELSILDSRLTGIVLLTARAEQDPRAVTPVIAYVPQDPEHPLKEYASGVALLDELTRQLRANLVVSSTGMTYQQYFSRFVDQADRGHFFGGLQQRLFEVKWHEKAPLDPGPSWREVPVTTPNLHFGTTPFTGELWQYRFELKLSKVLNDARYIAVSTAEADSNARWAWWENFRKIVSDLFNIALMVVTPFVPGLGEMMLVYSAYQMTSDVVEGILDLTMGLRIEAGEHITAAVTDFLSLVAFAAGGQIGEVARLKLSPLIEGMKPVTLPNGEPRLWNPDLTPYQRPDVQLPTDSRPDALGLHTHEGEKILPLENQHYALQQDAQTGTWRVKHPERDNAYQPEVKHNGRGAWTHEAENPRTWERPTLMRRLGHSVEAFTDADLEQVRIASGTDEGALRRLYADNTAPPPLLEDSLTRLRIQRQARQNVENIRTGQALDADAYWFEPLATYLDGWPEDKALKVYEKTDRTGPFRQYGNAEATNEQTLSTSLAQLTSAEFAPDLVEFLSEEELRAVLGSPEDKSAQVQTMRDRLADEATRLNTDIVNQLYQGAQACDDAQVSLIRQTYPELPSSAASILLDTAEPGERTRLTQEQRLPLSLKTRAREAAFEARTNHAYEGFHDGAQWSVQTESLALNALRIHTDTFAQLRIEVREGATDGTVRTSVGNPDASTVRLLVRNEPNQFGVWDDANGKLHDATDFYEAVLNAMPSEKRAQLGYQPGQGEHFRQWVMAKTDTPAERRTALAEPPILSTANHQDMTLLRGPTLSRSATTLTERVEDLYPHFNEREVSHFVQSLGSQEQGHQMLNRLDRELDDLKVLLNRWRYEQGEAWGPNREGFVNGGGLHISERLIECFERKPTVLGERNSTANGRYVLDLSTEMDVIDLELWWQKMPEIKPYLEQIDTLNLDRTTFTTTSSGLLESFPHLRQLSARSCGLTQLPEGIGKMHFLRTLRLMNNDITLTPPAVEQLRNLTHLETLRLDDNPRLRLLPDVSRMPKLRILGLSTTGATKWPEGLFGPFSKRRPRGFFLDMLNNPISELPNVVPGSDDAFIVARTLVHQAPLSERNRLLYQEYRRSVGLAAEQVYALYAPRAMEQWPMSNDSTWWSNRAPGLGTFREEAWDDLMTEPNSRGFFTLIDKQTHSADYRAGGQLRQQLSDRVWRMIEAMDLDKDLRKDLFEMASPSHRVSCCSRLQSA; encoded by the coding sequence ATGCCGCACATACATGGACGTATATCTGCTGACACCGGCGAAGAAAAAGGTCGCCACTACGACTTCATCCAGAGCCGGATCCACCCCACGTTCAAGGGCGCCTCGCGCCAACGCATTCGCGAACTGAGCCAAACCAAAAGCACGTCTGAGCAGTGGACAACGATCTCCAGGGTTTTCGACCACACGCCGTTGCAACAGGCCAACCTCGAACTCTGGTCAGCCCAAAACAGCGTCGACCGCACTCTGGAGAAAGTCCAGGGCGTCTACGAGTTCGCCGAACCGTTACTCACCGATGCCCTGCTGAAACAGTACAGGGTTGATGTCGATGTAACCCAAACCTGCCTGTACCTCTACCTACCGAAAACCCTGCCCTGGTACGCCAGCGACCTGGGTGGCGTGGTCACCCGCACCGTCTCGTTGCTGGACGCGGCCCTGCACAACTTTTCGAGCAAGGAAACCTGCGAAGCGGACTCGGACTTCATCAGCCAGCCCGATGCGCGCGGGCACTTCGATATCTTGCCGATCAAACGCAAGATGAGCATCGCCCAGTTCCAGGGCCTGTGCCGTGAGCTGGACATCGGCGCACGCTACAACAAGTACCTGGAAGAACAGCTAAAGCCCAAGGACGGTCTCGCCCAAGGCGTCTTGAAACGCAAGCTCATCGAGAGCGACAAGGCCGCGTTCAAGGCCGCCGCGCAACTGGCGGTCCTGACCGGGGACATCGACGCGCAAGCCCGAGACCTGATCCTGAGCATGCTCGATGGCCAGCGCAACCTCACCCGCAAAGGCTGGGTGATGGAGTTCAGCGAGTTGTCCATTCTCGACAGCCGGCTGACCGGCATCGTGTTGCTCACCGCCCGGGCGGAGCAAGACCCGCGCGCCGTCACGCCGGTGATTGCCTATGTCCCGCAAGACCCAGAGCACCCGCTCAAGGAATACGCATCGGGCGTCGCCTTGCTGGATGAACTGACCCGCCAACTGCGCGCCAACCTTGTCGTGTCATCCACCGGCATGACCTACCAGCAATACTTCAGCCGGTTCGTCGATCAGGCGGACCGTGGGCATTTTTTCGGCGGGCTGCAACAGCGTCTGTTCGAAGTGAAATGGCATGAAAAAGCACCGCTGGACCCGGGGCCGAGCTGGCGCGAAGTGCCCGTCACCACCCCCAACCTGCACTTCGGGACGACCCCGTTCACCGGCGAACTCTGGCAGTACCGCTTCGAACTAAAACTCAGCAAAGTCCTCAACGACGCCAGGTACATCGCCGTGTCCACCGCCGAGGCCGACTCCAACGCTCGCTGGGCCTGGTGGGAGAACTTCAGGAAAATAGTCTCGGACCTCTTCAACATCGCCCTGATGGTCGTCACGCCTTTCGTTCCCGGGCTGGGTGAGATGATGTTGGTTTACTCCGCGTACCAGATGACCAGCGACGTCGTCGAAGGCATCCTCGACCTCACCATGGGCTTGCGGATCGAAGCGGGCGAGCATATTACCGCTGCGGTCACCGACTTCCTGTCACTGGTGGCGTTTGCCGCCGGCGGCCAGATCGGTGAGGTGGCGCGCCTGAAACTGTCGCCGCTGATCGAAGGCATGAAACCGGTGACCCTGCCCAATGGCGAACCCCGCCTTTGGAACCCCGACCTCACCCCCTATCAACGGCCCGATGTGCAGCTGCCGACGGACTCGCGTCCTGACGCGCTGGGGCTGCATACCCACGAGGGCGAAAAAATCCTGCCGCTGGAGAATCAGCACTACGCCCTGCAACAGGATGCGCAAACCGGCACCTGGCGAGTCAAGCACCCCGAACGCGACAATGCCTATCAACCGGAAGTGAAACACAACGGTCGTGGCGCCTGGACCCATGAAGCGGAAAACCCGCGCACCTGGGAACGCCCGACCCTGATGCGCCGCCTCGGCCACTCGGTAGAGGCCTTTACCGACGCCGACCTCGAACAGGTACGCATCGCCAGCGGCACCGACGAAGGTGCGTTGCGCCGCCTGTATGCCGACAACACTGCCCCGCCGCCCTTGCTTGAAGACAGCCTCACTCGCTTGCGCATCCAGCGCCAGGCCCGGCAAAACGTGGAGAACATTCGCACGGGCCAGGCACTCGATGCTGACGCGTACTGGTTTGAGCCGCTGGCGACTTACCTGGACGGCTGGCCGGAGGACAAAGCCCTGAAGGTCTATGAAAAAACCGATAGGACCGGCCCGTTCCGTCAGTATGGCAATGCCGAGGCAACGAACGAGCAGACGCTATCCACTAGCCTGGCACAGCTCACAAGCGCCGAGTTCGCCCCTGACCTGGTCGAGTTTCTCAGCGAAGAAGAACTGCGGGCCGTGTTAGGCAGCCCGGAGGACAAAAGTGCGCAAGTGCAGACGATGCGCGATCGCCTCGCGGATGAAGCCACCCGGCTGAACACCGACATCGTCAATCAGCTGTATCAGGGTGCGCAAGCCTGCGACGATGCGCAGGTGAGCCTGATCCGGCAGACTTACCCCGAGCTGCCATCCAGTGCAGCCAGTATCCTGCTGGACACTGCCGAGCCGGGCGAGCGCACTCGCCTGACCCAGGAGCAACGGCTACCCCTGAGCCTCAAGACCCGCGCCCGTGAAGCCGCGTTCGAAGCCCGGACGAACCATGCCTACGAGGGTTTCCACGACGGCGCGCAGTGGTCGGTGCAAACCGAAAGCCTGGCGCTGAACGCCTTGAGGATTCATACCGACACCTTCGCGCAGCTGCGCATCGAGGTTCGCGAAGGCGCCACTGATGGCACCGTGCGCACGAGCGTAGGGAACCCGGACGCATCGACCGTTCGGCTGCTGGTCCGAAACGAGCCGAACCAGTTCGGAGTATGGGACGACGCCAACGGCAAACTGCATGACGCCACTGATTTCTACGAAGCCGTCCTCAATGCCATGCCAAGCGAAAAACGCGCACAGCTTGGCTATCAACCAGGCCAGGGCGAGCACTTCAGGCAATGGGTCATGGCCAAGACCGACACCCCTGCCGAACGCCGCACCGCCCTCGCCGAACCGCCGATTCTGTCCACGGCCAACCATCAGGACATGACGCTGTTGCGCGGCCCCACGCTCTCGCGCTCCGCCACCACACTGACCGAGCGGGTCGAAGACCTGTATCCCCATTTCAACGAACGGGAGGTCAGTCATTTTGTGCAGTCCCTGGGCTCGCAAGAGCAGGGGCATCAAATGCTCAACAGACTGGACCGGGAGCTCGATGACCTGAAGGTGCTGTTGAATCGCTGGCGCTACGAACAAGGTGAGGCCTGGGGGCCGAATCGAGAAGGATTCGTGAACGGTGGCGGGCTGCACATTTCTGAACGGCTCATCGAGTGCTTCGAGAGAAAGCCCACGGTGCTGGGCGAACGCAACAGCACTGCCAATGGCCGCTACGTGCTGGACTTGTCCACCGAGATGGATGTGATCGATCTCGAGCTCTGGTGGCAGAAGATGCCGGAGATCAAGCCCTACCTGGAGCAGATCGACACCCTGAACCTGGACCGCACGACCTTTACCACCACCTCCTCCGGCCTGCTCGAAAGCTTCCCGCACCTGCGCCAACTGAGCGCCAGGAGTTGCGGCTTGACGCAGCTGCCGGAAGGTATCGGCAAGATGCATTTCCTGCGCACCTTGCGTCTGATGAACAACGACATCACCCTGACGCCGCCGGCCGTCGAGCAACTGCGCAACCTGACCCACCTGGAAACCCTCAGGCTTGATGACAACCCACGACTCAGGCTTCTTCCGGATGTCTCGCGCATGCCCAAACTGAGGATCCTCGGCTTGAGCACCACCGGTGCCACAAAATGGCCCGAGGGCCTGTTCGGGCCGTTCAGCAAGCGCCGTCCGCGGGGGTTCTTCCTGGACATGCTGAACAACCCGATCAGCGAACTGCCGAACGTTGTGCCAGGTTCCGACGATGCCTTTATCGTGGCGCGCACCCTGGTACATCAAGCCCCCCTGTCGGAACGCAACCGGCTGCTCTACCAGGAATATCGTCGCTCGGTCGGCCTCGCCGCCGAGCAGGTGTACGCACTCTATGCCCCCCGCGCCATGGAGCAGTGGCCGATGAGCAACGACTCGACCTGGTGGAGTAACCGGGCGCCGGGCCTGGGGACCTTCCGCGAAGAGGCCTGGGACGACCTGATGACCGAGCCGAACTCCCGGGGCTTTTTTACCCTGATCGACAAGCAGACCCACTCGGCCGACTACCGCGCCGGCGGCCAGTTGCGCCAGCAGCTCAGCGATCGGGTGTGGCGCATGATCGAAGCCATGGACCTGGACAAAGACCTGCGCAAGGACCTGTTCGAAATGGCCAGCCCTTCACATCGAGTTTCTTGCTGCTCTCGCCTTCAATCAGCGTAA
- a CDS encoding TcfC E-set like domain-containing protein, producing the protein MFPMTSIATALALFFCATALAEPADNANTPRSLLAQAKGLPSEFEEHFFDVPLAVRVELDQQFLGEAMVVLTRDDRITLVDFADVSDSRLKSSERDTWSNYLKQGVALGGCQANCPEQLMAVHYSLENSLVSILTENAERDDQPPLYYSQPEGGSTGLIVRNQLNLNGGQNQDLGGRYGLEASSSLGNWTQAVNIQLSRLGGLDDQTYHSVNELYTQRELAGSFLRLGLFTPSSEGLTRQPRTFGTSPDTALGVMYGSSDSLAINNPKPAVYPIYVTANRQGSVEIYRDGLLINTQAMPAGLQTLDTRPLPGGIYEVEVRLIEDGQITSSTQELVYKPNNWRNHEERWRYNLFAGRESKVLSNWDEQDDGDMTAGAAFNFLLHPRVILGLSGRQVRDALQYGTSVDWAIVNNASVYANVYQTEDYGTGLDVQGLYSYGSGSIVASHNRSWLDTTRLYDTLPDGTRVRQRNVFVGQTSNSSLSVNHRITGKSSVNARVSHSEGNTEGTGVDLGWTQRTRLFGSDANWRLSLFDRPGSFSSGDDRNRGIDLSINIALGGPGEQISGSIGTRTAREGGRDNNASVTYRKDLQDHLLQSVSATAITDTYGVGMNAMATMQTDVLNADGFIQRSSYNNDFTGGLNLDSTVAVGGQKMVMTSQYSRNGAGMIIDVESDIDGIALRADDLSGGSALLKPGRNFVPVTAYKSSSVSFDFEGNHVPAATIQPARSSYHLNKGGVEYRQVRVMKTLTVLGRLVDPQGNPLKGHHIINHASRGVSEVDGFFSMEMNAGSPTLEVRHGSQLLCQFRLDPSQGRTENNVLMIGDLRCTPDTLADVADAMQRAG; encoded by the coding sequence ATGTTCCCGATGACTTCCATCGCGACGGCGCTTGCCCTTTTTTTCTGTGCAACGGCCTTGGCCGAACCAGCGGATAACGCTAATACGCCTCGAAGTTTGCTGGCGCAGGCCAAGGGTCTGCCCAGTGAGTTCGAAGAGCATTTTTTTGATGTGCCCCTGGCTGTGCGCGTGGAGCTCGACCAACAATTTCTCGGTGAGGCGATGGTGGTGTTAACACGCGACGATCGCATCACCCTCGTTGACTTCGCGGATGTCAGCGACAGCAGGCTCAAATCCAGTGAGCGCGACACCTGGTCAAATTATTTGAAGCAAGGTGTGGCGCTGGGTGGCTGCCAGGCCAACTGCCCGGAGCAACTGATGGCGGTGCACTACAGCCTGGAAAATTCACTGGTCTCGATCCTCACGGAAAACGCCGAGCGCGATGACCAGCCACCGCTTTATTACAGTCAACCTGAAGGCGGCAGTACCGGACTGATCGTGCGCAACCAGCTCAACCTCAACGGCGGCCAGAATCAGGACCTGGGTGGGCGTTATGGCCTTGAAGCCAGCAGCAGCCTGGGCAACTGGACTCAAGCGGTCAACATCCAACTGTCACGACTGGGTGGCCTGGATGATCAGACATATCACTCGGTAAACGAGCTCTACACCCAGCGCGAACTGGCGGGCAGTTTTCTACGCTTGGGTTTGTTCACACCCTCGTCCGAAGGGCTGACCCGGCAACCGCGTACGTTCGGCACCAGCCCCGACACGGCGCTGGGCGTGATGTATGGCAGCTCCGACAGCCTGGCCATCAATAACCCGAAGCCGGCGGTCTATCCGATTTATGTCACCGCCAACCGCCAGGGTTCGGTGGAAATCTACCGCGACGGTTTGCTGATCAATACCCAGGCGATGCCCGCCGGGTTGCAGACCCTCGATACCCGCCCGCTACCGGGTGGCATCTATGAAGTGGAAGTACGCCTGATCGAGGACGGTCAGATCACCTCCAGCACCCAGGAACTGGTCTACAAACCGAACAACTGGCGCAATCACGAAGAACGCTGGCGCTACAACCTGTTTGCCGGTCGTGAGTCCAAAGTACTCAGCAACTGGGATGAGCAGGACGATGGCGACATGACCGCGGGCGCGGCGTTCAACTTCCTGCTGCACCCACGGGTGATCCTGGGGTTGAGCGGGCGACAGGTGCGCGACGCGTTGCAGTACGGCACTTCGGTGGATTGGGCGATCGTCAACAATGCCAGTGTCTATGCCAACGTCTACCAGACCGAAGACTACGGCACCGGCCTGGATGTGCAGGGGCTGTATTCCTACGGCAGCGGCAGCATCGTCGCCAGCCACAACCGCAGCTGGCTCGACACCACTCGCCTCTACGACACCCTGCCCGACGGCACGCGGGTGCGCCAACGCAATGTGTTTGTCGGTCAGACCAGTAACTCGTCGCTTTCGGTGAATCACCGAATAACCGGCAAAAGCTCGGTCAATGCCAGGGTCTCCCACAGCGAAGGCAACACCGAAGGCACCGGCGTGGATCTGGGCTGGACCCAGCGCACCCGGCTGTTCGGCAGCGACGCCAACTGGCGGCTGTCATTGTTCGACCGGCCGGGCAGCTTCAGTTCGGGTGACGATCGCAACCGTGGCATCGACCTGAGCATCAACATTGCCTTGGGCGGCCCGGGTGAGCAGATCTCCGGCAGCATTGGCACTCGCACAGCCCGAGAGGGCGGGCGGGATAACAACGCCTCGGTCACCTACCGCAAAGACCTGCAGGATCACCTGCTGCAAAGCGTTTCGGCCACGGCCATCACCGACACCTATGGCGTCGGCATGAATGCGATGGCGACGATGCAAACGGACGTCCTCAACGCTGACGGTTTCATCCAGCGTTCGTCCTACAACAATGATTTCACCGGCGGCCTGAACCTGGACAGCACCGTGGCGGTGGGTGGCCAGAAGATGGTCATGACCAGCCAGTACAGCCGCAACGGCGCCGGCATGATCATCGATGTGGAATCCGACATCGACGGCATCGCCCTGCGCGCCGACGACTTGAGCGGTGGCAGCGCGCTGCTCAAGCCCGGGCGCAATTTCGTGCCGGTCACCGCGTACAAGAGCAGTTCGGTCAGCTTCGACTTCGAAGGCAATCACGTGCCGGCCGCGACCATCCAGCCGGCACGCTCCAGCTATCACCTGAACAAGGGCGGCGTCGAATATCGCCAGGTTCGCGTGATGAAAACCCTCACCGTGCTCGGTCGTCTGGTCGACCCCCAGGGCAACCCGCTCAAGGGCCACCACATCATCAACCATGCCAGTCGCGGGGTCAGTGAAGTGGACGGCTTCTTCTCCATGGAAATGAATGCCGGCTCGCCGACCCTGGAGGTTCGCCACGGCAGCCAGTTGCTGTGCCAGTTCCGCCTGGACCCGAGCCAAGGCCGCACGGAAAACAATGTGCTGATGATCGGCGACCTGCGGTGCACGCCGGATACGTTGGCGGATGTGGCCGATGCCATGCAGAGGGCGGGTTGA
- a CDS encoding CS1 type fimbrial major subunit — translation MFKKFAIAVPMTLLALNASMAFAAEESRTSINISATIPTQVFHAQPVNPDFGKDETMAYRLADGTLEPLRATYDVRHTNGSVGAYVEGGPQPLFNGSSNIALTYSFNGVTLTGASQEVVGDTESNGGMRADLVIAAAKPTAAQTGLFTATPVVIFDAIPRIN, via the coding sequence ATGTTCAAGAAGTTCGCAATCGCCGTCCCGATGACCCTCCTGGCCCTGAACGCTTCAATGGCCTTCGCTGCGGAAGAATCGCGCACCTCCATCAACATCAGCGCCACCATTCCTACCCAGGTCTTCCATGCTCAACCTGTCAACCCTGACTTCGGTAAAGATGAAACAATGGCCTACCGCCTGGCCGATGGCACCTTGGAGCCGCTGCGTGCGACTTACGATGTTCGACACACCAACGGTTCGGTCGGTGCTTATGTGGAAGGCGGCCCGCAACCGCTGTTCAACGGTAGCAGCAACATCGCGCTGACCTATAGCTTCAACGGCGTCACCTTGACCGGCGCTTCTCAGGAAGTGGTTGGCGATACCGAGTCCAACGGCGGCATGCGGGCGGATCTGGTGATCGCCGCAGCCAAACCCACTGCCGCACAAACGGGCCTGTTCACGGCCACTCCAGTCGTGATCTTCGATGCTATTCCGCGCATCAACTAA